Proteins from a single region of Starkeya sp. ORNL1:
- a CDS encoding AraC family transcriptional regulator — MGSTGTAGPDIAKVRRGRASGSDLAMWDRHPVRLSLVHMLPSVARRHGLDLAPLLAGAGIAVGDHLQPTQVVRRAQVSSLLLEAARRAGEPAVGLELAASADPEQLGLIGFAVSTGRTLRECLAALAHNMPAFQGGVHITLDEANGQAVWRHNFADSDPDHARVLNEGVAGFMVAMVRAISGCAGEALHVSLPHRPQLAVRTYEDKLGTRMSFGNGAGIAISIDPALLDRPNRILGAAPAMADVSLLAEDAGWLSDDALVETLLRTFERAALAGTLSLIEAARSLGLAPRSLQRRLAVLGTSFEALVDSWRHTQARLHLANPLLPVGSVARALGYSQPAHFVRAFRRWEGVPPLVFRRILIEDGAGAKWQLSTAGAFANPAGKAQYLTASDSLLID, encoded by the coding sequence ATGGGTTCGACTGGGACGGCCGGCCCAGACATTGCTAAAGTTCGCCGCGGCCGAGCTTCGGGGAGCGATCTGGCAATGTGGGACCGCCATCCGGTAAGGCTGTCGCTTGTTCACATGCTGCCGTCCGTGGCGCGCAGGCACGGTCTCGACCTGGCGCCGCTGCTGGCGGGCGCCGGGATTGCTGTCGGCGACCACCTCCAACCCACACAAGTCGTGAGACGGGCCCAGGTCTCCAGCCTGCTCCTTGAAGCGGCGCGGCGCGCCGGTGAGCCGGCGGTCGGTCTCGAACTCGCCGCTTCGGCGGATCCGGAGCAACTCGGCCTGATCGGATTCGCCGTGTCCACCGGGCGCACATTGCGGGAATGTCTCGCCGCTCTCGCCCACAACATGCCCGCTTTCCAGGGCGGCGTTCACATCACGCTCGACGAGGCGAACGGCCAGGCGGTGTGGCGTCACAACTTTGCCGACAGCGATCCGGATCATGCCCGGGTGCTGAACGAAGGCGTAGCCGGCTTCATGGTGGCGATGGTCCGCGCCATCTCCGGGTGTGCGGGAGAGGCGCTCCATGTGAGCCTGCCGCACCGCCCGCAATTGGCCGTCCGGACCTACGAGGACAAGCTCGGCACCCGCATGTCGTTCGGCAACGGCGCCGGCATCGCGATATCGATCGATCCCGCCTTGCTCGATCGACCGAACCGGATCCTCGGAGCGGCGCCCGCGATGGCCGATGTTTCCCTTCTCGCCGAGGATGCCGGCTGGCTCAGCGACGACGCCCTCGTGGAAACGCTGCTGCGTACATTCGAGCGCGCCGCCCTGGCGGGCACGCTGTCGCTGATCGAGGCGGCCCGCAGCCTCGGGCTGGCGCCGCGCAGCCTGCAAAGGCGCCTTGCCGTGCTCGGCACCAGCTTCGAAGCGCTGGTCGACAGCTGGCGGCACACGCAGGCGCGCCTTCATCTCGCCAATCCGCTGCTTCCCGTTGGCTCGGTCGCGCGGGCGCTCGGCTATAGCCAGCCCGCCCATTTCGTGCGGGCGTTCCGGCGCTGGGAAGGCGTGCCGCCGCTCGTCTTCCGCCGCATCCTCATCGAGGACGGCGCTGGCGCGAAATGGCAATTGAGCACTGCCGGGGCGTTCGCTAATCCAGCCGGCAAGGCGCAATATCTGACCGCGTCGGACAGCTTGCTGATCGACTAG
- a CDS encoding arylsulfatase, which produces MSHSRRDVLAGSAGFLAAIAGLSVLSSGARAEAAPRPHILYIVADDVGFADVGFHGSDIKTPNLDALAEGGARLDHFYVQPMCTPTRAALMTGRYPLRYGLQTGVIPSGATYGLATDEFLLPQALKQAGYRTALIGKWHLGHADRKYWPRQRGFDYFYGPLVGEIDHFKHEAHGVTDWYRNNDLLVEEGYDTELFGADAATRIGQHDPAMPLLLYLAFTAPHTPYQAPQRYLDMYAHISDPSRRAYAAMITAMDTEIGRVVEALKQRGMRDDTLIVFHSDNGGTRNKMFAGEGAVAGDLPPQNTPLREGKGTLYEGGTRVVAFANWPGRIAPGGTAEGVVHVVDMLPTLAGLAGASLEKSKPLDGIDVWPALSAGGKGREELVYNVEPTQGAVRQGKWKLYWHVALPPKVELFDLDADPSEKSDLSAQHPDKVAELQQKVIELARTMAPPLFYGAALKATLSAPLATPSAAIYEMGAEDD; this is translated from the coding sequence ATGAGCCACAGTCGACGTGACGTCCTTGCCGGCAGCGCCGGCTTCCTGGCCGCCATAGCCGGGCTTTCCGTGCTCAGTTCCGGCGCGCGTGCCGAAGCCGCGCCCCGCCCGCACATCCTCTATATCGTCGCCGACGATGTGGGCTTCGCCGATGTCGGCTTCCATGGCTCCGACATCAAGACGCCCAATCTCGACGCGCTCGCCGAAGGGGGCGCCCGGCTCGACCATTTCTACGTCCAGCCCATGTGCACGCCGACCCGCGCGGCGCTGATGACCGGCCGCTATCCGCTGCGCTACGGGCTGCAGACCGGCGTCATCCCCTCGGGCGCCACCTACGGCCTCGCCACCGACGAGTTCCTGCTGCCGCAGGCGCTCAAGCAGGCCGGCTACCGCACCGCGCTGATCGGCAAGTGGCATCTCGGCCATGCCGATCGCAAATACTGGCCGCGCCAGCGCGGCTTCGATTATTTCTACGGCCCGCTGGTCGGCGAGATCGACCACTTCAAGCACGAGGCGCATGGCGTCACCGACTGGTATCGCAACAACGATCTGCTCGTGGAGGAGGGCTACGACACCGAATTGTTCGGTGCGGACGCGGCGACGCGGATCGGGCAGCACGATCCCGCCATGCCGCTGCTCCTCTATCTCGCCTTCACCGCGCCGCACACGCCGTACCAGGCGCCGCAGCGCTACCTCGACATGTACGCCCACATTTCCGACCCATCGCGCCGCGCCTATGCGGCGATGATCACCGCCATGGATACGGAGATCGGCCGGGTGGTCGAGGCGCTCAAGCAGCGCGGCATGCGCGACGACACGCTGATCGTGTTCCACAGCGACAATGGCGGAACGCGCAACAAGATGTTCGCCGGGGAAGGCGCGGTGGCGGGCGATCTGCCGCCGCAGAACACGCCGCTGCGCGAGGGCAAGGGCACCCTCTATGAGGGCGGCACGCGCGTGGTGGCGTTTGCCAACTGGCCCGGACGGATTGCGCCGGGAGGGACGGCCGAGGGCGTCGTGCACGTGGTCGACATGCTGCCGACGCTTGCCGGGCTGGCCGGCGCGAGCCTCGAGAAATCGAAGCCGCTCGACGGCATCGATGTGTGGCCGGCGCTCTCGGCCGGCGGCAAGGGCCGGGAAGAGCTGGTCTATAATGTCGAGCCGACCCAGGGCGCGGTGCGCCAGGGCAAGTGGAAGCTTTACTGGCATGTCGCGCTGCCGCCGAAGGTCGAACTGTTCGATCTCGACGCCGACCCGTCGGAGAAGTCCGACCTCTCGGCGCAGCATCCCGACAAGGTGGCCGAGCTGCAGCAGAAGGTGATCGAGCTCGCGCGCACCATGGCGCCGCCGCTGTTCTATGGGGCGGCGCTGAAGGCGACGCTCTCCGCGCCGCTCGCGACGCCAAGTGCCGCCATCTATGAGATGGGCGCCGAGGACGACTGA
- a CDS encoding choloylglycine hydrolase family protein produces MAKPSAFTRALSVVGIGAILLSCAAQSAQACTGIRLVAADGTVVNARTMEFGIDIQSDAMMVPRGFARTGTTPDGKPGLKWTTKYASVGMNGVGLPILFDGLNEKGLAAGMFYFPTSAGYMPYSPAVADKSIAQWEVVSWVLENFASIDEVKAHIGDIVVPSVVFGSWGFAPEAHYVVHDASGQSIVIEYVGGKLTVNDNPLGVITNSPAFDWHMTNLRNYLNFSMTNAPPVQLGSVKIVPTGQGTGMLGLPGDFTPPSRFVRAVAFSQSVLQPKTGRDAVLEAFHVLNQFDIPKGAARDAEKDSHGNVVADYTVWTGAADLKARRYYFRTYENSQIRMVDLMSMAVDGKDIVKLSTKGDEVIVPLTK; encoded by the coding sequence GTGGCCAAGCCTTCCGCCTTTACAAGGGCTCTTTCCGTCGTCGGCATCGGAGCCATCTTGCTGAGCTGCGCCGCACAGTCGGCGCAGGCCTGCACCGGCATCCGCCTCGTGGCCGCCGACGGCACGGTCGTCAATGCGCGCACGATGGAGTTCGGCATCGACATCCAGTCCGACGCGATGATGGTGCCGCGCGGCTTTGCACGGACCGGAACCACGCCGGACGGCAAGCCAGGGCTGAAATGGACGACGAAATACGCCAGCGTCGGCATGAACGGCGTCGGCCTGCCGATCCTGTTCGACGGGCTGAACGAGAAGGGCCTCGCCGCGGGAATGTTCTATTTCCCGACCTCTGCCGGCTACATGCCCTATAGCCCCGCCGTCGCCGACAAGAGCATCGCGCAATGGGAAGTGGTCTCGTGGGTGCTGGAGAACTTCGCCAGTATCGACGAGGTGAAGGCCCACATCGGCGACATCGTCGTGCCGTCAGTGGTGTTCGGCAGCTGGGGCTTTGCCCCGGAGGCGCACTATGTCGTCCATGACGCTTCGGGCCAGTCCATCGTCATCGAGTATGTCGGCGGCAAGCTGACCGTCAACGACAACCCGCTGGGCGTCATCACCAATTCGCCGGCGTTCGACTGGCACATGACCAATCTGCGCAATTATCTGAACTTCTCGATGACCAATGCGCCGCCGGTGCAGCTCGGCAGTGTCAAGATCGTTCCCACCGGACAGGGCACGGGCATGCTGGGATTGCCCGGCGACTTCACGCCGCCCTCCCGCTTCGTGCGCGCGGTGGCGTTCAGCCAGTCCGTATTGCAGCCCAAGACGGGCAGGGACGCCGTGCTTGAAGCCTTCCACGTCCTCAACCAGTTCGACATACCGAAGGGGGCCGCTCGCGACGCCGAGAAGGATTCCCACGGCAACGTCGTCGCCGACTACACGGTCTGGACCGGCGCCGCGGACCTCAAGGCCCGCCGCTACTATTTCCGGACCTACGAGAACAGCCAGATCAGGATGGTCGACCTGATGTCGATGGCCGTCGACGGCAAGGACATCGTCAAGCTGTCGACCAAGGGCGACGAAGTCATCGTGCCGCTGACCAAATAG
- a CDS encoding DUF1127 domain-containing protein, whose protein sequence is MNTLPLSRRASPDLFTRVVDGIGAFFDAIAEGQRIAARYEQLSRLSDAALARRGITRGDIARVAVAGR, encoded by the coding sequence ATGAACACCCTGCCGCTCAGCCGCCGCGCTTCGCCCGACCTGTTCACGCGCGTTGTCGACGGCATCGGCGCTTTCTTCGACGCCATCGCCGAAGGCCAGCGCATCGCTGCCCGCTACGAGCAGCTCTCGCGCCTGTCCGACGCCGCCCTTGCTCGCCGTGGCATCACCCGTGGTGACATTGCCCGCGTCGCGGTCGCCGGTCGCTGA
- the pbpC gene encoding penicillin-binding protein 1C translates to MSVLARLSAGLLLAGVLVGGGTYAWVSGVRHDAPPAPGIAFSPEVQDRDGLLLRAFPLADGRWRLKAEPARVDRRFLGMLVGYEDKRFYQHGGVDPLAMVRAAYQFATHGRIVSGASTLTMQVARLLEPREERSLKAKLKEMRRAIELEARLSKEQILALYLALAPYGGNLEGVRAASLAYFGKEPKRLTLAEAALLVALPQSPEQRRPDRAPQAARVARDGVIARLNEDGLFGAPEAELARTAALIDRRLPMPMFAAHATEAALRERPAAGVQRLAIDRGTQDRLEDLARERARSLGDGVSLAMMVVDNASGDILARISGADPADKDRAGAVDLTKAVRSPGSTLKPFIYGLAFEDGIAHPETLIDDKPTRFGTYRPENFDLGFQGTIPVKQALQLSLNVPAVALLQGVGAQRLASRLSEAGTRLVLPPGEVPGLAVGLGGVGVRLEDLASLYAAIARGGEAKALRARADDVATAPVGAHRLMSEVAAWYLAQTLAGTPPPHNALGGRIAFKTGTSFGYRDAWAVGFDGRRTMAVWVGRPDGQPVPGMIGRTAAAPLLFDAFARLTTRPAPFAQPPRDALVARNPDLPPPLRYFGRAGGMSVGTGPRIAFPPEGASLDQDGDGPLALKVSGGRGGLTMLVNGVPAGETARGATLFWQPPGKGFVQLTVTDADGASDSVTVRVR, encoded by the coding sequence GTGAGCGTGCTCGCGCGCCTGTCCGCCGGCCTGCTGCTGGCCGGGGTACTGGTCGGCGGTGGCACCTATGCCTGGGTTTCGGGGGTGCGTCATGACGCACCCCCGGCGCCAGGCATCGCCTTCTCGCCGGAAGTGCAGGACCGCGACGGCCTGCTGCTGCGGGCGTTCCCGCTCGCCGACGGCCGCTGGCGGCTCAAGGCCGAGCCGGCCCGCGTCGATCGGCGTTTCCTCGGCATGCTGGTCGGCTATGAGGACAAGCGCTTCTACCAGCATGGCGGCGTCGATCCGCTCGCCATGGTGCGCGCCGCCTACCAGTTCGCCACCCATGGCCGCATCGTCTCGGGCGCCTCGACGCTGACCATGCAGGTGGCGCGGCTGCTGGAGCCGCGCGAGGAGCGCAGCCTCAAAGCCAAGCTCAAGGAAATGCGCCGCGCCATCGAGCTGGAGGCGCGTCTCTCCAAGGAACAGATCCTCGCGCTCTATCTCGCGTTGGCGCCCTATGGCGGCAATCTCGAAGGCGTGCGCGCCGCCAGCCTCGCTTATTTCGGCAAGGAGCCGAAGCGCCTGACGCTGGCCGAAGCCGCGTTGCTGGTGGCGCTGCCGCAATCACCCGAGCAGCGCCGGCCGGACCGCGCCCCGCAAGCCGCCCGCGTTGCGCGCGACGGCGTCATCGCGCGACTCAATGAGGACGGCCTGTTCGGCGCGCCGGAGGCCGAACTGGCGCGCACTGCCGCGCTCATCGACCGGCGCCTGCCGATGCCGATGTTCGCCGCCCACGCCACCGAGGCCGCGCTGCGCGAGCGCCCGGCGGCGGGCGTGCAGCGCCTCGCCATCGACCGCGGCACGCAGGATCGGCTGGAGGACCTCGCCCGCGAGCGCGCCCGCTCGCTGGGCGATGGCGTGTCGCTGGCGATGATGGTGGTGGACAATGCCTCGGGCGACATCCTCGCCCGCATCAGCGGCGCCGACCCCGCCGACAAGGACCGAGCCGGTGCGGTGGACCTGACGAAAGCGGTGCGCTCGCCGGGCTCGACGCTGAAGCCCTTCATCTATGGCCTCGCATTCGAGGACGGCATCGCCCATCCCGAGACGCTGATCGACGACAAGCCGACCCGTTTCGGCACCTACCGGCCGGAGAATTTCGACCTCGGCTTCCAGGGCACCATCCCGGTGAAGCAGGCGCTGCAATTGTCGCTGAATGTGCCGGCGGTGGCGCTGCTGCAGGGCGTCGGTGCGCAGCGCCTCGCCTCGCGGCTCAGCGAGGCGGGCACGCGCCTGGTGCTGCCGCCCGGCGAGGTGCCAGGGCTGGCGGTTGGGCTGGGTGGTGTCGGGGTGCGGCTGGAGGATCTCGCCTCGCTCTATGCTGCGATTGCCCGCGGCGGCGAGGCCAAAGCGTTGCGGGCGCGGGCCGACGATGTGGCGACGGCGCCGGTCGGCGCGCACCGGCTCATGAGCGAGGTGGCGGCCTGGTATCTGGCGCAGACGCTCGCCGGCACCCCGCCGCCGCACAATGCGCTGGGCGGGCGGATCGCGTTCAAGACCGGGACGTCGTTCGGCTATCGCGACGCCTGGGCGGTGGGCTTTGACGGGCGGCGGACCATGGCGGTGTGGGTGGGGCGGCCGGACGGCCAGCCGGTGCCGGGCATGATCGGGCGCACCGCGGCGGCGCCGCTGCTGTTCGATGCGTTTGCGCGGCTGACGACCCGGCCGGCGCCGTTCGCGCAGCCGCCGCGCGATGCGCTGGTGGCGCGCAATCCCGACCTGCCGCCGCCGCTACGCTATTTCGGCCGGGCAGGGGGCATGAGTGTGGGGACGGGGCCGCGGATCGCGTTTCCACCGGAGGGCGCCAGTCTGGACCAGGACGGCGACGGGCCGCTGGCGCTCAAGGTGAGCGGCGGCCGTGGCGGATTGACGATGCTGGTGAACGGCGTGCCGGCAGGCGAAACCGCCCGCGGCGCGACATTGTTCTGGCAGCCGCCGGGCAAGGGCTTCGTGCAGCTGACGGTCACGGACGCGGATGGGGCGAGCGACAGCGTCACCGTCCGCGTGAGGTAG